In Centropristis striata isolate RG_2023a ecotype Rhode Island chromosome 8, C.striata_1.0, whole genome shotgun sequence, the genomic window TTATTGCGTCACACAGGTCTcccttgtgtgtctgtgcagggTGGGATTTTCTTATTGATTTGTTGGGTTTCAGGAGGCTAAGAGGGACTCTGTTGTGTCACTAACAGTGTGTATTTTGAAAACACAGCAGTATAAATGAGACAGATAGACGATGACTTCTTCAAAAAACTCTTTTCAGCATGTGAGTGAATCAGTAACGCAtccaggtcagaggtcaacttCTAGTCAAACAATGTCTCATGATGTTAAAGAAAACACCAAGAACTGAACCACTAATCTATATCTTTAACTAATCTTTATGGACAAGAGGTTTAGAACTGACATGTAACCATCATAGACATTCATTATACTTTAGATTAAAGTTTAATAACACAGGAGTTTCAACAAGATGTGAGAACAGCTGAGTGCTGAATCACTGGAGTCTCAGTCTCAGTAATAAAACTGACGCCATTAAGAAACTATGTCGCTTTCACAAGACTGGAATTTTACCATGTGTATACAATAggtgaagtaaaagtagctgTGTACATGTTGTTATTGCGTACCTTGTGGTGAGATTAATGAAATTACACCTTGCACTGAATTTACGGAAACTGGTGAAAAAACAGGCAGTTTGAAAGATAGTgagaaagataaaaaataatgttctttTCTGATGCTCATATTTCCTCAAATTGAATATGTATTTGATTGGAACTccaacattttcctcaaagcCACTCTTTTGTaaacttttatttcattctGTTTTCATGGACATGGACACATTATTTCAACTTATCAACttatatttacatgtttttatggtatgCATACAATTGTGTATTAAAATTGGTGCTTTTAAGCATGAAAACATGTAGAAATAGgataaaaagcaaataaatggtgaacacacacacacacacacacacacacacacacacacacacacacaaaaagaggtgAATTGGGAATAATtcttttctgtgttgttgtttaatgGAAATACATCATTCCCTAAAAGGCATATTGCATTGTATAACCAGTCAAACAATAAATTTGATTTGTGAAATACTCACTCAGGTGAACATGGCTCTGAACTAGAAagggaaaagaaggaggagggagcAGAAACCAGCGCTGATCCAGTTACAAGTGcactattaaatgttgttgtgtgactgtgAAGTACATTAAAGGACAATAGACTGAAAATCAATAACACACTATGATGAAtcaaaaagcagcagcagtccCAGGCTGATTGCAAAAAGTCCACTAAGCTGCAGCGCTTCTGATCCAGAGACAGGAATACCTGTGTAAAGGTGAAAAAATCAAGTCATTAGGCTGCATTAAACATGTCATGTGGCGCTGATCTGATAGTCGACACAAGAGCAAACATCAGAGAGTCGTTAGTACCTTTAACTTCTACCATCTTGGTGGCCTCTGCAGAGCGTCCGGCAGCTACATTTTCAGCAACACAGGTGAAGTTTTGGAAAGAACCGGGTATGGAAGGGGTCCACCGCAGCTCATTTTGACCGATTGATAAGAAGCCTCCGATGGGGAAACCGTGCCTGAACGTCCACCCGACAGTGCAGTCCACATTTAAGGTGCAGCTTGTCAAGCAGGTGAATTTACTCATTCTGCCAGGAAACACTGTGTCAGGCCCACTGATGCTGACGTTCCATGGATCAactaggaaaaaaatgacagttaACTCcagtatgtaaaaaataataatacagtatttaAACTATTCTTTATGTCATGAATACTTACAGCTGAGTAGATAGCCCAGGCTGAACACTCCTGTCTGTTCAACTCTTGTCTCACACATGTAGAATCCAGCATCAGACGGCAGCAGTGAGTCAAAGTGAAGGGAGAGGTTGTTTTGCAGCAGCTGCATATTCTCACGCAGGGTCACTTTCTGTCCATCTTTGTACCAGACCACCTGGTGAGAGAGGCCACCTAATGGAGCACCATCACAGACCAGGTCCAGGGTCTGGTTGAGAGACGGGATGTTGTTTGGTGGACTGATCTGCACGGACACTTGATCTGTAACAGAAGACACCAGAGGGAGAGGATTTACAAATTTTAAAAGTATAACACAAAGGGCAGGTTTATCAGTGGGGATAGCAGTAGCATTTGTAGAGGGACTGGGTAAAGATTCAGTGGTCAGGAAAAAGCACACACATCGGAGATAATACATCTAAATTACGTGTCACTCAAACTCTACATCTTTTGTATAAAGCAGTTAATTTAGTTGCAGTGGTGTAATACGTATTCTAATATTTtacttaaaggcatactatgcaggaacaCAACATTTATAATTGGCAAGATAAAAGTGAAATTAATCCCCAAAATCACTCTCCTTTTGGAACAAGCTTTGTCTGTTTGATATTTTGCCTCACTATATTTGTAGTTTGGGGTTTTTCTGCGCTGGGTTTGCTAATTTTGAAGCTTCTTGGCAAAAGGGTGACACCCAAAAACATCCGAACACAgtagaatgaaaagaaaagagaaaatacagtctacattttttgggggggaaaatcctgcatagtaggctatataataaaaatatatataaaaagaaaagaataataacACAAATTCTGCATAATGGACCgtgtcactatttttttttacactgttataTTGGAATACAAGGGTCAGGTCATCTCAAACAGttgtaagaaaaatattttataaacacATCCCATGTTTAAAAACAGACCTTTAATCTTAACCAGCAAGTTATCAACTGTCAAATACATGTTGTTGAATAAAAGGAATTATGTTTTCTtctaaaatgcattgaaatagaAGCATAAAGTAGCATTAAATGGATATataaaagtaaagtacaagtccCTAAAAACTGTACAGTACAAGTACATGACATTCCCCTACTGCACACCTTACTTAGAGATGATAAACACCTGTACTTACTCTTAATGTCTACAATGGAGGTCAGGCTGCTGGTCAGTCCTGTTTCTGGATCGAGCACGCTGCACTGTAGTTCCACTGTACTGTCCAGTCCATCAGGAGTCCAGGTGAACGTGCTCCCCTTGACCGTGTGGCTCTCAAACGACCAGGTGTAGGAGCAGTTTGAGTAGCAAGAAGAGGAACAGGTGAAAGTGGTTCTGAAACCAGCCGTCACTGCTCCGGCCCAGGAGATCTGAACCCAGGCCTCCGAACCTGGAGCACCTGAGGAAGAGTCAGCATGGCTCCATCAGGCAATATATGATAAACTACTtagtttgtattatttattgtatttttattatttttatttttatttatttaactataataacttatTCCAAAATACAATGGATGACACAGTTAtgacatacataaaaaatacaacaaaaacaaacaaccaaggaaacaataattaaaaaaaaaagaatagttaTTACATTCTTAATATGAGTAAAAGGCTTTTTGTTTTGCAGgccttggtaaaaaaaataaaagtttatagGGACAGTCGCTCCACAAAAATCGGAGTGCTATTTATCACGCCAGatttgttttggtgtgtgttgcACATATTGGCCGTAGGGATGTTTGCCTTccctcaaatataatggaactaaatGGCacttaataatacattttaaaaaagtcaaaacaaaacaaaaactgcatCTTAGATAACCATGTTAACAAGCAGTttaacaggtgtacctaataaagtggccagtaggtgtatatatatatatatatatatgtatatatatatatgtgtgtgtgtgtgtgtgtatatatatatatgtgtgtgtgtgtgtgtgtgtgtgtgtatatatatgacaCCTTGAACATTTGAtagctcacaccaaaacaatttgTATTGATAAATAACATTACAGgtcagaggaaaaatatgtatatgtgaTTTTgcagtgaactgtccctttaagtaatTTGAAATCAAAGATGTGCTTCAAGACAAATCTAAACTTTAAATACATCATTGAAATCTGAGTATTAAAATTCTAAAATGCAGGCTAGTTGGAAGCATTTATTagcagaataaaaaacacacaagataaAGTTTTACTGCTCATATAAAAGGCTTTTAATTCAGTCCCTGGAGTTACAGTCTATGTTAGAATACAGAACCAGTAAATTAAGAGCTCTTACCCATCAGGGCCACCAGCAGAACACAGTGAAGACTCCTCCAGGAGGATATCATAGTAAAGTCTCTCATGCTGACTCCTCTATGGGTTTAATAACAATAACTCATCTTTCTCATATACAAACTGTTAAAAAGAGGCAGGAAGTTGTCTTCATCACTTATCACTAAAATATTATGAATATCAGTCACACCTATCTTGTTTCACAATGTGCAGTGCAATGTATGAGCAAAGGAAAGTTCCCATTACTAACAGGAAATTTGTCATTGTGAGTGAAGGATAAGATGACTTTCGTAATTCATGAAGACGAGAAAAGTACCGCTGTTTAAATTGCACAATTGTTTTGAGACAGTTTCATCTGGAGTTCATGAGATGTACTCACTGAATGAAACACCAGGAGGCGCTGTTTCACACTAGTTAGTCATTACCTATAATTCCCTCCTCTTTTAAATATAGCCTGTATATAAAGTTCAACCAATGGCCTGAATTGTTTTATAGCTCCACCAGCCTCTGGGCAAATggatataaaaatgaataaataaaataaagataaatgaaGCAGCTTCACAGTGTTCTGCTCCTTAAATCTAAACATGTTTCCTCTTCTTATCGCGACACGACATTATTTAGCCTCAGTAGTGTTGAAGTACAACGTGAAACTTTGTTTACCCTTCAATAATGATTACTTATAACATTAAAAGTTAATTATTACTTATGATGAATAACTCATCCAGGTAATAAAGTCTGTGTGCCAACAGGCGAGGCGTTTCTGGTGAAATGCTTTCAAAGGTAAAACAGTGagaagttgtgtgtgtgaaatctcTATTCTGTTGATGTGAAACACATTGTCTAACACACGTCTTATATTGCTTAACAGATGAAAGACCATTATTGCTTTTGAACATTCACACCCTTCCTGTACTTCTATTGCACTCTCATATGAGTGGATTGTGTTGCTGTATTGACGTCATTTATTTACACTGAACTTTGAATTTACTGCCGTCACCTGGATTACTGGAAACGGATTTTATTTTGCATTCTATTTCCCTAATACCCTACTTCCcatttttcagtgtttatttattcatttttttccctacGTATTTTTAGAATACACACTTTTATCCAATAGGCTTTAAAGCAACTTTTACCCTTCTGCTTGGACTATTAATTAACATGAAGTAATAAGCTATTTCAGATTTGCACTGCATGAAACTTCTCCTACATTTATGATTCATTGTTTACCTGAGGCATTGTAAATACACCCACGAGACACTGTTCCATCTGATTATTTCCATGTTCACTGCTGTATAACAAACTTGAATGCAAATATTAAAAGCTAAAACACCAACAGGCGATTGTACCGTTGAATCCAGAGAATAAAAACCCCACTgtgatgtatttaaatatacagccatggaaaaaataacaacaaaaatagctcataagagtttaatttaagagctgatatctagccatttttcatggttttcctgatcatgattttggttattatcaagaaaaccatggaaaatgtctagatatcagctcttaaattaaacttttgtgaggtgttttaatgttatcattatatttttccaaacaaatgtacctttagttgtaccaggcattaaaatgaagaagaagttgaagaaaaagggtctaataattgtttccatgactgtacatgtgCAATGTCTGTAAATTTATGTACAAATATCACTAAAGAGGGACCGGCTtcataaatgtcaaaaataaaaaagtttattcatCTGAATGAGTAATCCAATTATTACAAATGTTACCTGAGAGTTACATGAACTGCATTCTTTCCATGGTCAAA contains:
- the LOC131976181 gene encoding carcinoembryonic antigen-related cell adhesion molecule 20-like — protein: MRDFTMISSWRSLHCVLLVALMGAPGSEAWVQISWAGAVTAGFRTTFTCSSSCYSNCSYTWSFESHTVKGSTFTWTPDGLDSTVELQCSVLDPETGLTSSLTSIVDIKNQVSVQISPPNNIPSLNQTLDLVCDGAPLGGLSHQVVWYKDGQKVTLRENMQLLQNNLSLHFDSLLPSDAGFYMCETRVEQTGVFSLGYLLSFDPWNVSISGPDTVFPGRMSKFTCLTSCTLNVDCTVGWTFRHGFPIGGFLSIGQNELRWTPSIPGSFQNFTCVAENVAAGRSAEATKMVEVKGIPVSGSEALQLSGLFAISLGLLLLFDSS